The nucleotide window TGAGGGAAAACAAGAGCGCAAGGTCTTCACCCACCTTGTTGGCCATGGCGCACCGGCTCTCAATGAAGTCCTGACCCAAGGCGGTTTTCGTCGCAGCCAGAATATTGCCTACAGACCTGCATGTGAGCGCTGTCAGGCCTGTGTCTCCGTGCGCGTCCGCGTTGACGACTTCAAATGGAGCCGCTCTTTCCGAAGGGTTTGGAAATCGGGTTCAGACCTGGTCGGAGCGCGGCTGCCGCCCAGCCCGTCAGCCGAGCAATACGATCTTTTCCGCGACTACCTGGAAGAACGCCACGAGAACGGCGGCATGACCGAAATGAGCGTTCTCGACTACGCAATGATGGTGGAAGATACCCATGTCGACACGCTACTGATCGAGTATCGAAAGCGGGGACCGAATTCTTTCATTACGGGCACTGGTGAAGGTCCGCTTCTGGGGGTTGCTCTCAGCGACCAGCTCTCCGACGGCCTGTCGATGGTCTATTCGTTCTATGACCCCGACCACGCCGACACAGCGCTCGGAACTTACATGATCCTCGACCATATTGAACGCGCACGAAAGCTGCACCTTCCCTATGTCTACCTCGGATACTGGGTCGAAGGATCTGAAAAGATGGCTTACAAGGCGCGTTTCAAGCCTCAGGAGCATTTGGGACCCAATGGCTGGGCGATTGCGGATGCAGAAGACTACAAAAAGGCCCCGCACACTGCCGAATGAGGTTCTGCCCTTTTTCCTCGCGGCGCACCTTGAGAGCGACACAGTCAAGACTTTGCCTGCTAGCGCCAGTCTGAACTGAGTTCCGGGATACACCGCCTGGCACTCTGCCTGGTCTCGCAGCTTTTGTGCTCACTCAAGAACAAAGGCTCAATTGGATCAGGGGATCTTATTTCGGATCTTGTCAAAGACAGAACGGAACATGTCTTCCGTCAGCCGGCCCGTATTCGTGTTGTATCGCGAGCAATGATAGCTGTCGAAGAGCGTCGTGCCATGGTCTGGCAAGTTATGCTCCGCGCAGTGCGCAAAGGGAAAGGCGGACCGTTTCAGCTCAAGCGCCGTCAGAAAGGTCTCATGGGCAATCCGGCCCAGTGCAAGAACAGCACGAATGGAAGGATTGGCGGCCAATGTCGACAACAGATAGGGACGGCACGTTTTGATTTCCGCGCCTGTCGGCTTGTTCTGCGGCGGCAGGCACCGCACCGCATTGGTGATCATGGCGTCCCTCAGCTGCAGACCATCATCAGGCCGCGCCAGATAAGTGCCTTCGGCAAAGCCATAATCAAGCATGGTCTTATAGAGAAGATCACCGGCGTAATCGCCCGTGAAAGGCCGTCCTGTGCAGTTGGCGCCTTTCATGCCGGGCGCCAGGCCGATGACCAACAGGCGGGGCTTTTCAGATGTAAACGAAATGACAGGCGCGTTGTGCCAGTCGGGGTGCGTGGCTTTTAGCTCCTCACGAAGTTCAACCAGACGCGGACAAGCCGGACAATCCAGAGGAGGATCGACCGGCCCGTGAGTTTTGTTCTGCAAATTCATCGTCAAGGCAGACCCGACCTCAGTAGTCGTCTTCCTCGTCCTCGTCATCCAGATGCGCCGGTGCTTGCGGGCGTACCGGACGTTCTGACGGGTCACGGCCGATCTTGTTGGCAAGATTGGCAAGATCAATGAAATGGTCAGCCTGGCGGCGCAAATCGTCGGCGATCATCGGCGGCTGTGTCTTCAAGGTTGATACAACGCTGACCTTGCGGCCCTTGCGCTGCAGGGCCTCAACGAGCGAACGGAAATCGCCATCACCAGAGAACAGCACAACGTGATCGACGGAATCCACGAGCTCCATCGCATCGACGGCGAGCTCGATATCCATGTTGCCTTTGACCTTGCGACGGCCGGCACTGTCGACGAATTCCTTCACAGGCTTCGTGATGACCTTGTATCCGTTGTAGTCAAGCCAATCGATCAAAGGCCGGATCGAAGAATACTCCTGATCCTCGATCAAAGCGGTGTAGTAATATGCGCGCAGAAGATAGGCTTGCCCCTGGAATTCTTTCAGCAGCCGCTTGTAGTCAATGTCGAAGCCGATAGCCTTGGCAGTGGAATAGAGGTTGGCCCCATCAATGAACAAGGCAACCTTTTCACGAGCGTCAAACATTTTATTTGAAACCTTTCCAAGTCATATGCGCAGATAGGTAAGAGGTCGTCATGTGCCGGGCTTCCCGCAGCCAGGCACTTTCCGCCAGCTTTCGTCATCAATCAGCGCATATTTTGCTGTGGAGATGCTACGTATAAGGCAACGTCAAACAGCTTATTGTTTTGTTTTCCCACCGGCCTTTTGATTCTTTAGTTAAGGGCCTGCCAGTGCCCTACACTATAATATTGGAGTGCCGCAATGCAAAAGCGAGAGACACTCTCAAAAAATCGACAAAAACTCAGCCAAAATTGACCATCCGTAACGTCAACAAAAGCTTCCGCTTCCAAGAATTGACAAGGGGTTGCTTTTTCTAAACGCGACTACTATACGCTGGTTCTTCAAGTTCCTAAAGCTTATGGAGACGTCGAATGGCGCGCGTGACCGTCGAGGACTGCATCGACAAGGTCGAAAACCGGTTTGAGCTGGTGCTGCTGGCTGCGCACCGGGCTCGCATGATCTCTAGCGGTTCGCCGCTGACCATCGACCGTGACAACGACAAAAACCCTGTTGTCGCGCTTCGCGAGATCGCCGAGCAGACCGTCAGCCCGGAAGATATGAAAGAAGACCTGATCCACTCTCTGCAGAAATTTGTGGAAGTGGACGAGCCGGAAGCGGAAGCCGTACCGGTGGTGCCTGCGCCTGGACAGCAGCAGGTGACTCAGGTGAACACTGTCGATGACGGTGCTGTTGAATTCGACCGCATGTCAGAAGAAGATCTTCTGCGTGGTCTGGAAGGCCTGGTTCCGCCAGAGCGGACCGACGACGTCTGATTTCACGTCTCAAGCTCGTTCGAAGCGCGGCTGGCTTCAGCCCGCGCTTTGCTCGTATTTCTCTTTGTCCTGCTGAAGTCTCAGCCGGTTTCCAGGGTCGGTTGCGGCCATGATGCGTCAATACGAACTCGTTGAACGGGTTACGCGTTACAATCCGGAAGCTGACGAAGCCTTGCTCAACAAGGCTTACGTCTATGCCATGCAAAAACATGGCTCCCAGATGCGTGCATCGGGCGACCCCTATTTTTCCCATCCTCTTGAAGTCGCGGCCATTCTGACCGATCTGCGCCTTGATGACGCAACGATTGCTGTCGCCTTGTTGCATGACACGATCGAGGACACGGATGCGACGCGATCCGAGATCGACTCTCTTTTTGGCGAGGAAATCGGCAAACTTGTTGAAGGCCTGACCAAGATCAAGCGGCTCGATCTTGTTTCACAAAAGGCCAAACAGGCGGAAAACTTCCGCAAACTGTTGCTTGCCATTGCCGATGACGTGCGGGTGCTCTTAGTCAAACTGGCAGACCGTTTGCACAACATGCGCACGCTTCAGCACATGCCGGAACACAAGCGTGGCCGAATTGCCGAAGAAACCATGGAAATCTACGCGCCGCTCGCCGGTCGCATGGGGATGCATGACATGCGTGAGGAACTGGAAGACATTGCCTTCCACACGCTCAACCCCGAAGCCTATGAGACGATTACCAGCCGGTTGAGCGACCTGCGCGACCGCAATGCCGAGCTGATCAAGGACATTGAAACCACGCTGACCGAACGCCTGAGCGAACGAGGCATGGCAGCGGAAGTCCGCGGCAGAGAAAAGCGGCCTTATTCGATCTTCCGGAAGATGCAACGCAAGGCAATTGGCTTTGAACAGCTCTCCGACATTCACGGGTTTCGGGTCACCGTCGGAACAGTCGAAGCCTGCTACCGCGTACTGGGCGTGATTCACACCACCTGGCCAACAGTTCCAGGACGGTTCAAGGACTACATCTCAACACCAAAGCAAAACGACTACCGTTCGATCCACACAACCATTGTCGGCCCGTCCCGCCAGCGCGTTGAACTTCAGATCCGAACGATTTCGATGGATCGTGTCGCCGAATACGGCATTGCGGCACATGCGCTTTACA belongs to Roseibium porphyridii and includes:
- a CDS encoding arginyltransferase, encoding MTRHPTDHPQFYLTAPAPCPYLEGKQERKVFTHLVGHGAPALNEVLTQGGFRRSQNIAYRPACERCQACVSVRVRVDDFKWSRSFRRVWKSGSDLVGARLPPSPSAEQYDLFRDYLEERHENGGMTEMSVLDYAMMVEDTHVDTLLIEYRKRGPNSFITGTGEGPLLGVALSDQLSDGLSMVYSFYDPDHADTALGTYMILDHIERARKLHLPYVYLGYWVEGSEKMAYKARFKPQEHLGPNGWAIADAEDYKKAPHTAE
- a CDS encoding uracil-DNA glycosylase, translated to MNLQNKTHGPVDPPLDCPACPRLVELREELKATHPDWHNAPVISFTSEKPRLLVIGLAPGMKGANCTGRPFTGDYAGDLLYKTMLDYGFAEGTYLARPDDGLQLRDAMITNAVRCLPPQNKPTGAEIKTCRPYLLSTLAANPSIRAVLALGRIAHETFLTALELKRSAFPFAHCAEHNLPDHGTTLFDSYHCSRYNTNTGRLTEDMFRSVFDKIRNKIP
- a CDS encoding NYN domain-containing protein, which translates into the protein MFDAREKVALFIDGANLYSTAKAIGFDIDYKRLLKEFQGQAYLLRAYYYTALIEDQEYSSIRPLIDWLDYNGYKVITKPVKEFVDSAGRRKVKGNMDIELAVDAMELVDSVDHVVLFSGDGDFRSLVEALQRKGRKVSVVSTLKTQPPMIADDLRRQADHFIDLANLANKIGRDPSERPVRPQAPAHLDDEDEEDDY
- the rpoZ gene encoding DNA-directed RNA polymerase subunit omega, producing MARVTVEDCIDKVENRFELVLLAAHRARMISSGSPLTIDRDNDKNPVVALREIAEQTVSPEDMKEDLIHSLQKFVEVDEPEAEAVPVVPAPGQQQVTQVNTVDDGAVEFDRMSEEDLLRGLEGLVPPERTDDV